Proteins found in one Lathamus discolor isolate bLatDis1 chromosome 7, bLatDis1.hap1, whole genome shotgun sequence genomic segment:
- the LOC136018425 gene encoding G2/M phase-specific E3 ubiquitin-protein ligase-like yields the protein MEPEADPDICGPKLTYQCISAHLFCLLFASDLRPRGTEREEQMTFLPKDIGRTAQLAAPMVCFVCGKRGATITCQEMGCDRRFHLPCAVQGGCVTRYLLPFSSFCWEHRPQQQELVAPEDTKCLICMDPVEGRTTYGTMVCPACKHAWFHRVCIQVRAVPLLGHGRLSAAPEPHSHTFRFSCRDRLRMLALFACNALCVKI from the exons ATGGAGCCAG AGGCAGACCCGGACATCTGCGGGCCAAAACTGACTTATCAGTGCATCTCTGCCCATCtcttttgcctg cttttcgCCAGTGACCTTCGTCCACGAGGGACCGAACGGGAAGAAcagatgacatttcttcctAAGGATATTGGACGTACAGCCCAGCTGGCAGCCCCGATG gtctgctttgtgtgtggcaaGAGGGGGGCCACCATCACCTGCCAGGAGATGGGCTGCGAccgcaggttccatctcccctgtgccgtgCAGGGTGGATGCGTCACCCGTTACCTCCTGCCGTTCAG ttccttctgctgggagcaccgcccacagcagcaagagctggtggctccagaggacaccaagtgcctcatctgcatggaccctgttgaaggcagaacgacctatgggaccatggtgtgcccagcatgcaaacatgcctggttccacagggTCTGCATCCAGGTAAGAGCCGTTCCCTTGCTCGGGCAtggcaggctctcagcagcaccagagcctcactcacACACTTTCcgtttctcctgcagggacaggctaCGCATGCTGGCGCTTTTTGCCTGCAATGCCCTCTGTGTCAAAATATAA
- the LOC136018427 gene encoding PHD finger protein 7-like produces the protein MLCCRAEADPDICGPKLTYQCISAHLFCLLFASDLRPRGTEREEQMTFLPKDIGRTAQLAAPMVCFVCGKRGATITCQEMGCDRRFHLPCAVQGGCVTRYLLPFSSFCWEHRPQQQELVAPEDTKCLICMDPVEGSASR, from the exons atGCTGTGTTGCCGTGCAGAGGCAGACCCGGACATCTGCGGGCCAAAACTGACTTATCAGTGCATCTCTGCCCATCtcttttgcctg cttttcgCCAGTGACCTTCGTCCACGAGGGACCGAACGGGAAGAAcagatgacatttcttcctAAGGATATTGGACGTACAGCCCAGCTGGCAGCCCCGATG gtctgctttgtgtgtggcaaGAGGGGGGCCACCATCACCTGCCAGGAGATGGGCTGCGAccgcaggttccatctcccctgtgccgtgCAGGGTGGATGCGTCACCCGTTACCTCCTGCCGTTCAG ttccttctgctgggagcaccgcccacagcagcaagagctggtggctccagaggacaccaagtgcctcatctgcatggaccctgttgaag ggTCTGCATCCAGGTAA